Proteins found in one Populus alba chromosome 14, ASM523922v2, whole genome shotgun sequence genomic segment:
- the LOC118039418 gene encoding small ubiquitin-related modifier 1, with product MSASAGGGGGGGGSGQEEDKKPGGDQSAHINLKVKGQDGNEVFFRIKRSTQLRKLMTAYCDRQSVEFNSIAFLFDGRRLRGEQTPDELDMEDGDEIDAMLHQTGGGHASLD from the exons atgtcTGCATCCGccggtggcggtggcggtggcggtggcaGTGGCCAGGAGGAAGACAAAAAGCCCGGAGGAGATCAGTCCGCTCACATTAACCTCAAAGTCAAAGGCCag GATGGCAATGAGGTGTTCTTCAGGATCAAGCGAAGCACCCAGCTGCGGAAACTAATGACCGCGTACTGTGATAGACAGTCAGTTGAGTTTAACTCGattgcatttttatttgatgggcGCAGGCTCCGTGGAGAACAGACTCCAGATGAg CTTGACATGGAAGATGGCGATGAAATCGATGCGATGCTGCACCAGACCGGTGGGGGGCATGCATCCCTTGACTGA